One genomic window of Spiroplasma endosymbiont of Diplazon laetatorius includes the following:
- the rpsP gene encoding 30S ribosomal protein S16 — MVKLRLKRAGKKRAAFYRIVASDARVKRDGEYIELIGTYNPINGEVSVKKEIALKWLQQGAQPTDTVRNILSKEGVMTDLHNAKLENKKNQPKKEKAAKKPAAKKPAEAKEEAAAE; from the coding sequence ATGGTTAAATTAAGATTAAAAAGAGCTGGTAAAAAAAGAGCTGCATTCTACAGAATTGTTGCTTCAGATGCTCGTGTTAAACGTGATGGAGAATACATCGAATTAATCGGGACATACAACCCAATTAATGGTGAAGTGAGCGTTAAAAAAGAAATCGCATTAAAATGATTACAACAAGGTGCTCAACCAACTGATACAGTTAGAAATATTCTTTCAAAAGAAGGTGTTATGACTGATTTACACAATGCTAAATTAGAAAACAAAAAAAACCAACCCAAGAAAGAAAAAGCAGCTAAAAAACCTGCTGCTAAAAAACCTGCTGAAGCTAAAGAAGAAGCAGCTGCAGAATAA
- a CDS encoding ABC transporter ATP-binding protein, whose product MNFNVSNVTKKFKENGIENINVNFESSDIVGFVGPNGAGKTTTMKSIFGEYKLDSGQITYGGKKFSDCDPSKVIFLTDQTQLPQFYKVKDYILWTGALYKLSKEQILERSDFLLNSFNLSEIKNKKIKELSLGMQKKLSIVLALMAKPEIIFMDEPTANLDVDARQEILEIIRNLNEKGVGFFITTHIIDELEEIINKLVIIQDGRILYNDSYDKKNNKILEIYKKTTVKEIKPINTNLEDLFKMK is encoded by the coding sequence ATGAATTTTAATGTATCTAATGTAACTAAAAAATTTAAAGAGAACGGAATTGAAAATATAAATGTAAATTTCGAATCTAGTGACATTGTTGGTTTTGTTGGCCCTAACGGAGCTGGTAAAACAACTACAATGAAGTCTATATTTGGTGAATATAAATTAGATTCTGGTCAAATAACTTATGGGGGTAAGAAATTTTCTGATTGTGATCCTTCAAAAGTAATATTCTTAACAGATCAAACACAGCTACCACAATTTTATAAAGTTAAAGATTACATATTGTGAACAGGAGCTTTATACAAACTCTCAAAGGAACAAATTCTAGAAAGAAGCGACTTTCTATTAAACTCTTTTAATTTAAGTGAAATAAAAAATAAGAAAATTAAAGAATTATCTTTAGGTATGCAAAAAAAATTAAGCATAGTTTTAGCTTTAATGGCTAAACCTGAAATAATATTTATGGATGAACCTACAGCAAATCTTGATGTTGATGCAAGACAAGAAATTTTAGAGATAATAAGAAATCTAAATGAAAAAGGGGTTGGATTTTTTATTACTACTCACATAATTGATGAACTAGAAGAAATTATAAATAAACTAGTCATTATTCAAGACGGAAGAATTTTATATAACGACTCTTATGATAAAAAAAATAATAAAATATTAGAAATTTATAAGAAAACTACAGTAAAAGAGATAAAACCTATAAATACAAATCTTGAAGATTTGTTCAAAATGAAGTAA
- the rimM gene encoding ribosome maturation factor RimM (Essential for efficient processing of 16S rRNA) produces the protein MLNNLKKIGKIVATHGLKGEVKFKLESNLILSKEILGEQVFLEDNSKNLDVFDVKKSYFLNKKHILGLEEVTDINKAQKLVNNLVYVKKDSDFIEEEFSYVGFECFYKNDTYGRVIEEMFNGAHDLIKIKVNEKDLWIPCVDFYIEEVDEQEKIIKLKEIEVLM, from the coding sequence ATGCTTAATAATCTAAAAAAAATAGGAAAAATAGTTGCTACTCACGGTTTAAAAGGTGAAGTCAAATTCAAATTGGAAAGTAATCTTATTCTTTCAAAAGAAATTTTAGGAGAACAAGTATTTCTTGAAGATAATTCTAAAAATCTAGATGTATTTGATGTTAAAAAGTCTTACTTTTTAAATAAAAAACACATACTTGGGTTAGAAGAAGTTACTGATATTAACAAAGCTCAAAAGTTAGTTAATAACTTAGTTTATGTTAAAAAAGATTCTGATTTTATAGAAGAAGAATTTAGTTATGTTGGATTTGAATGTTTTTACAAAAACGATACTTATGGGAGAGTTATCGAAGAAATGTTCAATGGAGCTCACGATTTAATCAAAATAAAAGTTAATGAAAAGGATTTATGAATCCCTTGTGTAGACTTTTATATTGAAGAAGTTGACGAACAAGAAAAGATAATTAAATTAAAAGAGATAGAGGTACTAATGTAA
- the obgE gene encoding GTPase ObgE, with amino-acid sequence MKFVDLAHFNIKSGKGGDGAVSFRHELYVANGGPNGGDGGKGGDVIFVADEGKSSLLDLKLQKFYTAEDGYKGDIKNMHGKNGKDTYIKVPVGTVIYNADTNELLYDFVNDGQEEIVALGGKGGRGNARFANSRNKAPTIFEAGDPGKDINIKAELKVLADVGFVGLPNAGKSTLLRTISNSKPQVADYPFTTLNPQLGVSRDKQGRTFTVADLPGLIEGASLGKGLGHEFLRHIERCKIICHVIDMSGNYATEDVIKNYELIRKELVEYNYHLEKRVEIIVANKMDIDEAQINVLYFKEKYKDKKIIEVSGLSRMNIDQLLLEIGSTLEEVKDIPLWEIKDENPQDYKLYTFESDLKDIQVKNLGNGRWRIEGEDVYKVYQKTPISTYDNLLLFNEKLKQLGVYEVLREKGAQQGDIVKVFDIELEWMD; translated from the coding sequence ATGAAATTCGTAGATTTAGCACATTTTAATATTAAATCAGGAAAAGGTGGCGATGGAGCTGTCTCTTTTCGTCATGAACTTTATGTAGCTAATGGTGGACCAAATGGTGGAGATGGTGGAAAAGGTGGCGATGTAATTTTCGTTGCTGATGAAGGAAAATCTTCACTATTAGACTTAAAATTACAAAAATTTTATACTGCAGAAGATGGTTACAAAGGTGACATCAAAAATATGCACGGTAAAAACGGTAAAGATACTTATATAAAAGTTCCTGTAGGAACTGTTATATATAATGCAGATACAAACGAACTATTATATGACTTTGTAAATGATGGTCAAGAAGAAATAGTTGCTTTAGGTGGAAAAGGTGGAAGAGGAAATGCAAGATTTGCTAACTCAAGAAACAAAGCACCGACAATCTTTGAAGCTGGAGACCCAGGAAAAGATATAAATATTAAAGCAGAACTTAAAGTTTTAGCTGATGTGGGATTTGTTGGATTACCTAATGCTGGTAAATCAACTCTTTTAAGAACTATATCAAATTCAAAACCACAAGTTGCAGACTATCCATTTACAACTTTAAATCCTCAACTTGGTGTTTCAAGAGATAAGCAAGGAAGAACATTTACTGTTGCTGACTTACCTGGTCTTATTGAAGGAGCTAGTTTAGGTAAGGGTTTAGGACATGAATTTTTAAGACATATTGAGAGATGTAAAATCATTTGTCATGTTATAGATATGTCTGGTAACTACGCAACTGAAGATGTAATTAAAAATTATGAATTAATTAGAAAAGAATTAGTTGAATATAATTATCACTTAGAAAAAAGAGTAGAAATAATTGTTGCAAACAAAATGGATATTGATGAAGCTCAAATAAATGTTTTATATTTTAAAGAAAAGTACAAAGACAAAAAAATAATAGAAGTTTCTGGTTTAAGTAGAATGAATATAGATCAACTTTTATTAGAAATTGGTTCAACTTTAGAGGAAGTAAAAGACATTCCTCTTTGAGAAATAAAAGATGAAAATCCTCAAGATTATAAATTATATACATTTGAAAGTGACTTGAAAGATATTCAAGTTAAAAACCTAGGTAATGGTAGATGAAGAATCGAAGGAGAAGATGTTTATAAGGTTTATCAAAAAACACCTATCTCAACTTACGATAACTTATTACTATTTAACGAAAAACTTAAACAATTGGGTGTTTATGAAGTTCTTAGAGAAAAAGGCGCACAACAAGGAGATATTGTTAAAGTCTTTGATATAGAGTTGGAGTGAATGGATTAA
- the nadE gene encoding NAD(+) synthase, whose translation MNMELKEYLDYLVDWLRQEVKKASQKGLVVGISGGIDSAVVAALAKKAFPKDYITVWMPCKSSELDEKCKMELINDLDLKNVTVDLSQTFEVISKSLNDSGIEQSKLALANTKARLRMSTLYSMAQTHNYLVLGTDNADEWHIGYFTKFGDGGVDLLPIVHLLKREVRQAAKILGVPESIINRAPTASLWEDQTDESEIGFSYDLIDDYISGKEVPDEVKQRVDHLHKISEHKRNGAPMPKNIR comes from the coding sequence ATTAATATGGAATTAAAAGAATATTTAGATTATTTAGTTGATTGATTAAGACAAGAAGTTAAAAAAGCAAGTCAAAAGGGTCTTGTTGTTGGTATAAGTGGTGGAATTGATTCAGCTGTTGTTGCAGCTTTAGCAAAAAAAGCTTTCCCAAAAGATTACATAACTGTTTGAATGCCATGTAAATCAAGTGAATTAGATGAAAAATGCAAAATGGAATTAATCAACGATTTAGACCTAAAAAATGTAACTGTTGATTTATCTCAAACATTTGAAGTTATTTCAAAATCACTGAATGATTCAGGAATAGAACAGTCTAAATTAGCTTTAGCAAATACTAAAGCTAGATTAAGAATGTCAACACTATATTCTATGGCGCAAACTCATAACTATTTAGTTTTGGGAACAGATAATGCTGATGAATGACATATTGGATATTTCACTAAATTTGGAGATGGTGGAGTTGACTTACTTCCGATAGTTCACTTATTAAAAAGAGAAGTAAGGCAAGCTGCTAAAATACTTGGAGTACCAGAATCTATTATAAATAGAGCTCCAACTGCAAGTTTATGAGAAGATCAAACTGATGAATCAGAAATTGGATTCAGCTATGATTTAATCGATGATTATATAAGTGGTAAAGAAGTTCCTGATGAAGTAAAACAAAGAGTTGATCACTTACATAAAATATCAGAACATAAAAGAAATGGCGCACCAATGCCTAAAAATATAAGATAA
- the trmFO gene encoding methylenetetrahydrofolate--tRNA-(uracil(54)-C(5))-methyltransferase (FADH(2)-oxidizing) TrmFO: protein MEKLVNIIGAGLAGCEAAYQLSKRNIKVKLYEKKTIERNPVQKLDYFAELVCSNTLRSTDLKNAVGTLKEEMRMFDSLIIKAAEYAQIPAGGSLAVDRDEFSKYITDTMKNDPNIEVIEQEFEKIDENQITLIASGPLTTEKLQQEIASLIGEDYFYFFDAVAPIITKDSINMDIAFRKNRYEKGETQDYINCPMNREQYELFYNELVNAQLAPMHLESEKNLKYFEGCMPVEVMAKRGFDTLTFGPLKPAGLRNLDGTNNFAVVQLRQDNAADDLYNFVGFQTNLTWPEQKRVFRLIPGLEKANFVRYGVMHQNNFINSPTVLNEFNQLKSNNNIFFAGQITGVEGYVESTSSGIIAAINIARMINGSELKKFPKDTVMGGLQNYIISTNPKNFQPMKANWSIVENLEIKSKIKKEEKKELYSNRSLNSMKDFIKTL, encoded by the coding sequence ATGGAAAAACTAGTTAATATAATTGGTGCAGGATTAGCAGGTTGCGAAGCTGCTTACCAATTATCAAAAAGAAATATAAAAGTAAAATTGTATGAAAAGAAAACAATCGAAAGGAACCCTGTTCAAAAATTAGATTATTTTGCAGAATTGGTATGTTCAAATACTTTAAGATCTACTGATTTAAAAAATGCAGTAGGTACTTTAAAAGAAGAAATGAGGATGTTTGATTCTTTAATAATTAAAGCAGCTGAATATGCTCAAATTCCAGCTGGAGGAAGTTTAGCGGTCGATAGGGATGAATTTTCAAAATACATCACAGATACAATGAAAAATGATCCTAACATCGAAGTTATTGAACAAGAGTTTGAAAAAATCGATGAAAATCAAATTACTCTAATAGCTTCAGGGCCCTTAACTACTGAAAAACTACAACAAGAAATTGCTTCTCTAATTGGAGAAGATTACTTTTACTTTTTTGATGCAGTAGCACCAATAATAACAAAAGATTCAATTAATATGGATATTGCTTTTAGAAAAAATAGATATGAAAAAGGTGAAACACAAGACTATATAAACTGTCCAATGAACAGAGAACAATATGAGTTATTTTATAATGAACTAGTAAATGCTCAATTAGCTCCAATGCATTTAGAATCTGAAAAAAACTTAAAATACTTTGAAGGTTGTATGCCTGTTGAAGTTATGGCAAAAAGAGGTTTTGATACACTAACATTTGGACCATTAAAACCAGCTGGTTTAAGAAATTTAGATGGAACTAATAATTTTGCTGTTGTTCAATTAAGACAAGATAATGCAGCAGATGATTTATATAATTTTGTTGGTTTTCAAACAAACTTAACTTGACCTGAACAAAAACGTGTATTCAGATTAATACCAGGTCTTGAAAAGGCTAATTTTGTAAGATATGGAGTTATGCATCAAAATAACTTTATTAATTCACCAACTGTTTTAAATGAATTCAACCAATTAAAATCAAATAATAATATATTCTTTGCAGGACAAATAACAGGAGTAGAAGGTTATGTTGAATCAACTTCTTCAGGTATTATTGCTGCAATCAACATTGCAAGAATGATAAATGGAAGTGAATTAAAAAAATTCCCAAAAGACACAGTTATGGGTGGACTTCAAAACTATATTATTTCAACTAATCCTAAAAACTTTCAACCAATGAAAGCTAATTGAAGTATTGTTGAAAATTTAGAAATTAAGTCTAAAATAAAAAAGGAAGAAAAAAAAGAACTTTATTCAAACAGATCTTTAAATTCTATGAAAGATTTTATTAAAACTTTGTAA
- a CDS encoding DUF3196 family protein — protein sequence MLRGENMKNYYEELMEKINEAVNNNNFEEAFRIVNEELNAPYVPHDFEEQLEKMHTQLMEKLNLKDNNYSNWNTDKVLEIMSKKMDQDVHLMAFDALRGLNARLIIDEIKDYLLDKEIKPEYKTFLVMVLIEQSIDQEIVIEKNNQSISINPSKFKLNDAQDILRDIELKIEQVVYDVNPSLFAICQHIANTYFYNKFPMLTFENFTLNDLAMAIITKASNSLGLELDEQLELKLDFNKDNTMLLLNELNNII from the coding sequence TTGTTAAGAGGTGAAAATATGAAAAATTATTATGAAGAGCTAATGGAAAAAATAAATGAAGCAGTAAATAATAATAATTTTGAAGAAGCATTTAGAATAGTCAATGAAGAGTTAAATGCTCCATATGTACCTCATGACTTTGAAGAGCAACTTGAAAAAATGCACACTCAATTAATGGAAAAACTTAATTTAAAAGATAATAATTATAGCAATTGAAACACTGATAAAGTATTAGAAATAATGTCTAAAAAAATGGATCAAGATGTTCATTTAATGGCGTTTGATGCTCTAAGGGGTTTAAATGCGAGATTAATAATTGATGAAATTAAAGATTATCTTTTAGATAAAGAAATAAAACCAGAATACAAAACTTTTTTAGTTATGGTTTTAATTGAACAATCTATTGATCAAGAAATAGTTATTGAAAAGAATAATCAAAGTATTTCTATAAATCCATCAAAATTTAAATTAAATGATGCACAAGATATATTGAGAGATATAGAGTTAAAAATAGAACAAGTTGTATATGATGTTAATCCAAGTTTATTTGCAATTTGCCAACATATTGCAAATACATATTTTTACAATAAGTTTCCAATGTTAACTTTTGAAAACTTTACTTTAAATGATTTGGCTATGGCAATCATCACAAAAGCTTCTAATTCGCTTGGTTTAGAATTGGATGAACAGTTAGAATTAAAATTAGATTTTAATAAAGATAATACAATGTTATTATTAAATGAGTTGAATAACATTATTTAG
- a CDS encoding ABC transporter ATP-binding protein/permease translates to MTNNSKENLINEKQPLIQLQNITKTYKNKKALDDVSLIINQGDRIGVIGPNGGGKSTLIEILGGIRKPTSGKVIRQENMTIGLQFQESKYPIGITVLDMIKYYLETFNIPMTEKELTDILRKFQIDNFKNKFLEGLSGGQQQRVNILLSLIHNPDLVIFDEISTGLDIEVRSEIFDAIKENVVNKNKSMILVTHMMSEIEELCDKYIYIHNGKIKEQGLVKELVTEYGSVHNFTWKKFKEEKAVDLQKEFKQTDSENKNKLDKIINNEKNKGKNIPLIKLLLKYYYKGFAVPFFLFFFPLILLFLEGFVFKTMPDENGVVGGLLHNLIGSLAMMQIISVGIFIIPQTILEFKNSVLMKRIGATNIRPIFFILTVVAMGIFFMIIGFLWTLLWAGIMFGGSLGWANVSLPVQIGESLPFLLLTLVQSISLGMLLAALFKSTTAYIAVSNVLYMPIAFLGGSFLPIDLIMNSSVLKYATYINIFKYCMDPFINAWAGRFVFDLTTGIYLGVSIVMVSAFTTTAAFKLKWES, encoded by the coding sequence ATGACAAATAACAGTAAAGAAAATCTGATTAATGAAAAGCAGCCATTAATTCAATTACAAAATATAACAAAAACTTATAAAAATAAAAAAGCTTTAGATGACGTTAGCTTGATTATTAATCAAGGGGACAGAATTGGTGTAATTGGTCCAAATGGTGGAGGTAAGTCGACTTTAATTGAAATACTTGGTGGAATAAGAAAGCCAACTAGTGGAAAAGTAATTAGACAAGAAAATATGACTATTGGATTACAATTTCAAGAATCAAAATATCCAATTGGTATAACTGTTTTAGATATGATCAAATACTACTTGGAGACATTTAATATTCCTATGACAGAAAAAGAACTAACTGATATTTTAAGAAAATTTCAAATTGATAATTTTAAAAATAAATTCTTAGAAGGTTTAAGTGGAGGACAACAACAAAGAGTGAATATTCTTTTAAGTTTAATTCATAATCCTGACTTAGTTATCTTTGATGAAATTTCAACAGGACTTGATATTGAAGTTAGAAGTGAAATATTTGATGCGATAAAAGAAAATGTAGTAAATAAAAATAAATCTATGATTTTAGTAACTCACATGATGAGCGAAATAGAAGAATTATGTGATAAATATATTTATATCCATAATGGAAAAATAAAAGAGCAAGGATTGGTTAAGGAACTTGTCACAGAATATGGATCAGTTCATAACTTTACTTGAAAGAAATTTAAAGAAGAAAAGGCTGTTGATTTGCAAAAAGAATTCAAACAAACTGATAGTGAAAATAAAAATAAACTAGATAAAATAATCAATAATGAAAAAAATAAAGGTAAAAACATTCCTTTAATAAAACTTTTACTTAAATATTATTACAAAGGTTTTGCAGTTCCGTTTTTCTTGTTTTTCTTTCCTTTAATACTTTTATTTTTAGAAGGTTTTGTATTTAAAACTATGCCTGATGAAAATGGAGTAGTTGGGGGATTACTACATAATTTAATTGGTTCTTTAGCTATGATGCAAATTATTTCTGTAGGTATTTTTATAATTCCTCAAACAATATTAGAATTTAAAAATAGTGTTCTTATGAAACGAATTGGAGCTACAAATATTAGACCGATTTTCTTTATATTGACAGTAGTTGCTATGGGAATATTTTTCATGATAATTGGCTTTCTTTGAACGCTTCTTTGAGCTGGAATTATGTTTGGTGGTAGTTTGGGTTGAGCCAATGTTTCTCTGCCTGTTCAGATTGGTGAATCTTTACCATTTTTACTATTAACATTAGTTCAATCAATATCTTTAGGTATGCTTTTAGCAGCACTCTTTAAATCAACTACAGCTTATATAGCTGTTTCAAATGTTTTATATATGCCAATAGCGTTTTTGGGAGGTTCATTCTTACCAATTGATTTAATTATGAACAGTTCAGTACTTAAATATGCTACCTATATAAATATATTTAAATATTGTATGGATCCATTTATAAATGCATGAGCAGGAAGATTTGTATTTGACTTAACAACCGGAATATACTTAGGTGTATCAATTGTTATGGTAAGTGCATTTACAACTACAGCTGCATTTAAATTAAAATGAGAATCTTAA
- a CDS encoding TIGR04561 family membrane protein, which produces MNALLFSKTVFEVMGLRIPLTVILVVFAIIALASLTIYFLILFRKNRKFYFEKEEVSANEFKRLEKFEDQRNDFELEIAKIKKIQRERKK; this is translated from the coding sequence ATGAACGCATTATTATTCAGTAAAACAGTTTTTGAAGTTATGGGACTAAGAATTCCATTAACTGTTATATTGGTGGTTTTTGCTATCATTGCGTTAGCATCTTTGACAATATATTTCTTAATTCTTTTTAGAAAAAATAGAAAATTCTATTTTGAAAAAGAAGAAGTGTCTGCAAACGAGTTTAAAAGACTTGAAAAATTTGAAGACCAAAGAAACGATTTTGAGCTTGAAATAGCTAAAATCAAAAAAATTCAAAGAGAACGTAAAAAATAA
- a CDS encoding GNAT family N-acetyltransferase: MTLKYDSKISENEKYDLIAKAYLSYFADPVYDEVKQIKFENYEVLECKNHSNAIVTSNWNYEIKNFEDVKKYNAKFLVNFTERKYNNQKLDNFRFKGSYKFMSLNLEGYEKLDIQEIENAQFEKLTDRKDLDDFVKIVGDVFSEEGSDNKKFYGIFDEYNELSELFIIKYNQKIVGTGHLINFENKLTIVDDITMSEEVRGKGLATFLMKSLINRCIEMGQKEICLIASEDAFNIYKKLGFEEEGFWLEQFKLNS, from the coding sequence ATGACATTAAAATATGATTCAAAAATTTCAGAAAATGAGAAATATGATTTAATTGCAAAAGCTTATTTAAGTTATTTTGCAGATCCTGTTTATGATGAAGTGAAGCAAATCAAATTTGAAAACTATGAAGTTCTAGAATGTAAAAATCATTCTAATGCAATTGTCACAAGCAATTGAAATTATGAGATTAAAAACTTTGAAGACGTTAAAAAATACAATGCAAAATTCTTAGTTAACTTTACAGAAAGAAAATATAATAATCAAAAACTAGATAACTTTCGTTTTAAAGGAAGTTACAAATTCATGTCTTTAAACTTAGAGGGTTATGAAAAATTAGATATTCAAGAAATTGAAAATGCACAGTTTGAAAAATTAACTGATAGAAAAGATTTGGATGATTTTGTCAAAATAGTTGGAGATGTCTTCAGTGAAGAGGGCAGTGACAATAAAAAATTCTATGGAATATTTGATGAATATAATGAATTAAGTGAACTTTTCATAATCAAATATAACCAAAAAATAGTTGGAACTGGTCATCTTATAAATTTTGAAAATAAATTAACAATAGTGGATGATATAACAATGTCTGAAGAGGTTAGGGGAAAAGGTCTTGCAACCTTTCTTATGAAATCTCTTATCAATAGATGTATTGAAATGGGACAAAAGGAAATTTGCTTAATAGCAAGCGAAGATGCTTTTAATATATATAAGAAACTTGGGTTTGAAGAAGAAGGCTTCTGACTTGAACAGTTTAAGTTAAATAGTTAG
- the trmD gene encoding tRNA (guanosine(37)-N1)-methyltransferase TrmD encodes MKFSIITLFPNLINSYISESIIKRAIDKNSIEVEVIDLRDHTNLKHNQVDDYQFGGGKGMVLMVEPVVNAIESCKKENSLIVLTSPQGKTWNQSLARNYASSYEHIILICGHYEGFDERILDYVDLEISIGDYVLTGGEIASITILDSITRLLDGVIAKDSHLNDSFENDLLDHPVYTKPLEFRGKTVPEVLTSGHHANVEKYRQEGRLRNTFNKRPDLLEKSELSKTDKEFIENLKKMKGDN; translated from the coding sequence ATGAAATTTTCAATTATTACGTTATTCCCTAATCTAATTAATTCTTATATATCTGAATCAATTATTAAAAGAGCTATTGATAAAAACAGTATTGAAGTTGAAGTTATTGACTTAAGAGATCACACAAATTTAAAACACAATCAAGTTGATGATTATCAATTTGGTGGTGGAAAAGGTATGGTTTTAATGGTAGAACCAGTAGTAAATGCAATTGAAAGTTGTAAAAAAGAAAATAGTTTGATTGTTTTAACAAGTCCTCAAGGTAAAACTTGAAATCAAAGCTTGGCTAGAAATTATGCTTCTAGCTATGAACACATAATATTAATATGTGGTCATTATGAAGGTTTTGATGAAAGAATCTTGGATTATGTTGACTTAGAAATATCAATTGGAGATTATGTATTAACAGGTGGAGAAATTGCAAGTATAACAATTTTAGATTCAATAACTAGATTATTGGATGGTGTTATTGCAAAAGATTCACATTTAAATGATAGTTTCGAAAATGATTTACTAGATCACCCTGTTTACACTAAACCTTTAGAGTTTAGAGGTAAAACAGTTCCAGAGGTTCTTACAAGTGGACACCATGCAAATGTTGAAAAATATCGCCAAGAAGGCAGATTAAGAAACACTTTCAATAAGAGACCTGATCTTTTAGAAAAAAGTGAATTATCAAAAACAGATAAAGAGTTTATTGAAAACTTAAAAAAAATGAAAGGAGATAATTAA
- the rplS gene encoding 50S ribosomal protein L19, whose protein sequence is MMNMLTKNTKSLIDEQLNNNLPNFTSGDTIKVNVKIKEGEKYRIQAFEGVVIKTQGSGISYSVCVRKNSNGVFVERTFPVHSPIIESIEIIKRGRVRRARIYYIRKLSGKAARIKEVINNKSKDASSVKKAVKK, encoded by the coding sequence ATTATGAATATGTTAACAAAAAACACAAAATCTTTAATAGATGAACAATTAAATAACAATCTTCCAAATTTTACATCAGGAGATACTATCAAAGTTAATGTAAAAATTAAAGAGGGAGAAAAATACCGTATCCAAGCATTCGAAGGTGTGGTTATTAAAACTCAAGGAAGTGGAATTTCATACTCAGTTTGTGTAAGAAAAAACTCAAACGGTGTTTTTGTTGAAAGAACTTTCCCGGTTCATTCACCAATTATTGAATCAATTGAAATCATTAAACGTGGACGTGTAAGAAGAGCAAGAATTTACTACATAAGAAAATTATCAGGTAAAGCTGCACGTATTAAAGAAGTTATCAACAATAAATCAAAAGATGCTTCATCAGTTAAAAAAGCAGTTAAAAAATAA